A window of the Desulforapulum autotrophicum HRM2 genome harbors these coding sequences:
- a CDS encoding DivIVA domain-containing protein, which yields MGITPAVIKQKEFNTRFRGFDVHEVDGFLEEVAHEVTRLNREISTIKEERHRLDLENQGYQKREMSLKRVMIQSQKVLDQMKLNARKSAELVIANAEVEAEKILNRAHQRLSQLHSDITELKRQRMQIEVQIGSVIESHAKLLEMSKQESKESEATDVNLRFIKQA from the coding sequence AAAAGAGTTCAACACCCGGTTCAGGGGGTTTGATGTCCACGAGGTGGACGGTTTCCTTGAGGAGGTGGCCCATGAAGTTACCAGGCTAAATCGGGAAATTTCCACGATCAAAGAAGAAAGGCACAGGCTGGATCTTGAAAACCAGGGATACCAGAAGCGTGAAATGTCTCTGAAAAGGGTGATGATCCAGTCCCAGAAGGTGCTTGATCAGATGAAGCTCAACGCTAGAAAATCCGCAGAGCTTGTCATTGCCAATGCTGAGGTCGAGGCAGAAAAGATACTCAACCGTGCCCATCAGCGTCTGTCACAGCTCCACAGCGATATCACGGAGCTTAAACGCCAGCGCATGCAGATTGAGGTTCAGATTGGATCAGTGATAGAATCCCACGCCAAACTTCTGGAGATGAGTAAACAGGAGAGTAAAGAATCCGAAGCCACAGATGTGAATCTTAGATTTATCAAGCAGGCATGA
- a CDS encoding type IV pilus twitching motility protein PilT, whose protein sequence is MAKIDAFFKLMHDQGASDLHLVAGQPPALRLHGDIERIKYNLLTNDELRGLLYEITPEEKIKVFEETGDVDFGYEIPGLARYRANYFMQKYGIGAVFREIPSEILTSEQLGLPSVISKLASLPRGLVLVTGPTGSGKSTTLAAIIDQANRIRRDHIITVEDPIEFVHKSQGCIVNHREVGLHTKTFSSALRGALREDPDIILVGELRDLETISLAIEAASTGHLVFGTLHTSSAAKTVDRVIEVFPATQQAQIRSTLADGIRAVVAQTLFKRIDKKGRCAAMEILVATPAVRNLIREAKTHQIPSMIQTGKQYGMQLLDDAIMQLYKKGWISPDEAYGKANNKSLFRPFLKTAPADFTEA, encoded by the coding sequence ATGGCAAAAATCGATGCATTTTTCAAACTCATGCACGACCAGGGCGCTTCAGATTTGCACCTTGTGGCGGGTCAGCCGCCTGCGCTGAGGCTTCACGGTGATATTGAACGGATCAAGTACAACCTCTTGACCAACGATGAGTTAAGAGGCCTTCTTTACGAGATCACCCCCGAGGAAAAGATCAAGGTGTTTGAGGAGACTGGAGATGTTGACTTTGGTTATGAAATTCCAGGGCTTGCCCGTTACAGGGCCAACTATTTCATGCAGAAGTACGGCATCGGAGCCGTGTTCCGGGAAATTCCCTCTGAAATCCTCACATCAGAGCAGCTCGGGCTGCCTTCGGTCATTTCCAAGCTTGCCTCCCTTCCAAGGGGGCTTGTGCTGGTGACCGGCCCCACTGGCAGTGGAAAGTCAACCACCCTTGCCGCCATTATTGACCAGGCAAATCGGATCAGAAGGGATCACATCATCACCGTAGAAGATCCCATCGAGTTTGTCCATAAAAGTCAGGGATGCATCGTCAACCACAGGGAGGTGGGGCTTCATACCAAGACTTTTAGTTCGGCCTTACGAGGTGCCCTTCGTGAGGATCCCGACATTATCCTGGTTGGTGAGCTAAGGGATCTTGAAACCATTTCCCTTGCCATTGAAGCCGCCTCCACCGGCCATCTTGTTTTTGGGACCCTCCATACCTCCAGTGCGGCAAAGACCGTTGACAGGGTTATCGAGGTGTTTCCTGCAACCCAGCAGGCCCAGATTCGATCCACCCTTGCCGACGGCATCCGGGCCGTTGTTGCCCAGACCCTGTTCAAGCGGATTGACAAAAAGGGCCGTTGTGCCGCCATGGAGATTCTTGTGGCAACCCCTGCCGTTCGAAATCTCATCCGGGAGGCAAAGACCCACCAGATTCCTTCCATGATCCAGACGGGTAAGCAGTATGGTATGCAGCTCCTTGATGATGCCATCATGCAGCTCTACAAAAAAGGATGGATCAGCCCGGACGAGGCCTATGGAAAGGCCAACAACAA